In the Epinephelus lanceolatus isolate andai-2023 chromosome 6, ASM4190304v1, whole genome shotgun sequence genome, one interval contains:
- the ttc39a gene encoding tetratricopeptide repeat protein 39A isoform X2 encodes MKMSGEEETLSNGCSRSDLSLALEDCMAALDLFLRNDFEEAQARLRCRTKDSMYHALTYATILEMQAMMTFDPQHILTAGNTMKEAQAICQRHRKKSSFSKSFTEEELHAEVCYAECLLQRAALTFLQDENMMSFIKGGIKVRNSYQTYKELHTVLQSSGYSHGDNHGHFEGGVKLGVGAFNLMISMLPTRTLKLLEWVGFSGNKEFGLQQLQEGCTESTFRSFLCNMLLLCYHTFMSFILGTGEGDVEDAEKLLQPYLKQYPKGSIFLFFAGRIEEIKGNLDAAIKRFEECCETQQQWKQFHHMCYWELMWCFTYKRHWKMAYFYADLLSKENTWSKATYAYMKAAYLSMLTPDDCLTFGETAFTLFRQVPGLKQKIAGKSLPTEKFAIRKARRYLAENPIPLPAPPLEMMYIWNGYTVIGKHKDLTEGMLKTLNEAQAKLESCSRSEFTTDDQCLLSLLKGLCLKHLGHQEEAEHYFTLVLCNESQIKYDHYLVPNALLEHGLLCLEQGRKAEAVRLLETAKQNYKNYSMESRTHFRIQAALHKAKVAVENGIHVPSSP; translated from the exons GTGCTCACGGTCAGACCTGTCGCTGGCTCTGGAGGACTGCATGGCCGCCCTGGATCTGTTCCTCAGAAACGACTTTGAGGAGGCGCAGGCCCGGCTTAGATGCAG GACTAAAGACAGCATGTACCACGCTCTGACCTATGCCACCATCCTGGAGATGCAGGCCatgatgacctttgacccccaaCACATCCTGACTGCAGGAAATACCATGAAGGAGGCCCAGGCTATCTGTCAGAG GCACCGCAAGAAGTCAAGCTTCTCCAAAAGCTTCACAGAAG AGGAACTCCATGCTGAAGTTTGTTATGCCGAGTGTCTCCTGCAGAGGGCAGCGCTCACCTTCCTTCAG gatGAAAACATGATGAGTTTCATCAAAGGGGGAATCAAAGTGAGGAACAGCTACCAGACTTACAA AGAGCTTCACACAGTCCTCCAGTCCTCAGGATACTCTCACGGGGACAACCACGGCCATTTTGAGGGTGGTGTCAAACTGGGAGTGGGAGCCTTTAACCTA ATGATTTCCATGTTGCCCACGCGGACGCTCAAGCTGCTGGAGTGGGTCGGTTTCTCTGGAAATAAG gAGTTTGGTCTCCAGCAGCTTCAGGAGGGCTGCACAGAGAGCACGTTCAGGTCCTTCCTATGTAAcatgctgctgctctgttatCACACCTTCATGAGCTTCATACTAG GCACGGGAGAGGGAGACGTTGAAGATGCAGAGAAGCTGCTGCAGCCGTATCTCAAACAATATCCTAAG GGATCCATCTTCTTGTTCTTCGCTGGTCGAATAGAGGAGATCAAAGGCAATTTGGATGCT GCTATCAAGCGTTTTGAGGAGTGCTGCGAGACTCAGCAGCAGTGGAAGCAGTTCCACCACATGTGTTACTGGGAGCTGATGTGGTGCTTCACATACAAGAGGCACTGGAAAATGGCCTACTTCTATGCTGACCTGCTCAGCAAGGAGAACACCTGGTCCAAG GCGACCTATGCGTATATGAAAGCAGCCTACCTCAGCATGCTGACGCCAGATGATTGCCTAACCTTCGGGGAGACTGCGTTCACTCTGTTCAG GCAGGTCCCAGGGCTGAAGCAGAAAATAGCAGGGAAATCTCTACCGACAGAGAAGTTTGCGATCAGAAAAGCCCGTCGCTACCTTGCAGAAAACCCCATCCCTCTTCCTGCTCCTCCACTG GAGATGATGTACATCTGGAATGGCTATACAGTCATCGGCAAGCACAAAGACCTGACTGAGGGCATGCTGAAAACGCTGAATGAGGCACAAGCTAAACTCGAGAGCTGCTCAA ggtCGGAGTTCACCACAGATGATCAGTGTCTCCTGAGTCTCTTGAAGGGACTGTGTCTCAAACACCTGGGGCACCAAGAGGAGGCTGAACACTACTTTACCCTCGTCCTCTGCAA CGAGTCTCAGATCAAGTACGACCACTACCTGGTTCCCAATGCCCTGCTGGAGCACGGCCTGCTGTGTTTGGAGCAAGGCAGAAAAGCTGAAGCTGTCAGACTCCTGGAAACAGCAAA GCAAAATTACAAAAACTACTCGATGGAATCACGGACACACTTCCGTATTCAGGCTGCTCTGCACAAGGCCAAGGTTGCAGTGGAGAATGGCATCCATGTTCCCTCCAGCCCATAA